One region of Sulfurisphaera ohwakuensis genomic DNA includes:
- a CDS encoding Zn-ribbon domain-containing OB-fold protein: protein MSWDKIGIEDKLLSWHEIMEAEEYVYTVGVAGEEFFNGLKHKKIIGGKCPKCGRIYVPARLYCEECFVKNDFVEVTTKPYIDTYTVVYKDDEGNKLEKPQVIALIRFEATHGGLLAYVEGEVNIGKEVEILEYKIPLIVRVK from the coding sequence ATGAGTTGGGATAAGATTGGTATTGAAGATAAATTATTATCATGGCACGAAATAATGGAAGCTGAAGAATACGTTTATACTGTAGGTGTTGCTGGTGAAGAATTCTTTAACGGTTTAAAACATAAGAAAATTATAGGAGGAAAATGCCCTAAATGCGGAAGAATATACGTTCCAGCTAGACTCTACTGTGAGGAATGTTTCGTTAAAAATGATTTTGTTGAGGTTACTACAAAACCATATATAGACACTTATACAGTTGTTTATAAAGACGATGAAGGAAACAAACTGGAAAAACCTCAAGTAATAGCGTTAATACGATTTGAAGCTACTCATGGTGGTTTACTAGCTTACGTTGAAGGTGAAGTAAATATTGGAAAAGAAGTTGAAATACTTGAATACAAAATACCATTAATAGTGAGGGTTAAATGA
- a CDS encoding Zn-ribbon domain-containing OB-fold protein produces MDGTPLKEEDLKKVNTIVYKPNAKYAYSAGQAYSKFLLGLKEKKIIGRKCNKCGRVYVPPRMYCDDCFRPTDEWVEVKDEGIVETVVASFISWTRERIEKPEIVGVIRLFPSRDKDWVFPGLFHRICADFEDVKNMSLFGKKVKAVWKEERVGSINDIECFKVIE; encoded by the coding sequence ATGGACGGGACTCCCTTAAAAGAAGAAGATTTAAAGAAAGTAAATACAATTGTATATAAACCAAATGCTAAGTATGCCTATAGTGCTGGGCAAGCCTATAGTAAGTTTTTGCTGGGTTTAAAGGAGAAGAAGATTATTGGTAGGAAATGTAATAAATGCGGAAGAGTTTATGTACCGCCAAGAATGTATTGTGACGATTGTTTTAGACCTACAGACGAGTGGGTTGAAGTTAAGGATGAAGGTATAGTCGAAACTGTTGTTGCAAGTTTTATTTCGTGGACTAGAGAGAGAATAGAGAAACCTGAAATTGTTGGAGTAATTAGATTATTTCCTTCAAGAGATAAGGATTGGGTTTTCCCAGGTTTATTCCACAGAATCTGTGCAGATTTTGAGGATGTGAAAAATATGAGTTTATTCGGTAAGAAAGTTAAGGCAGTGTGGAAAGAAGAAAGAGTTGGAAGTATAAACGATATTGAATGTTTTAAGGTGATAGAATGA
- a CDS encoding thiolase domain-containing protein — protein sequence MKTNLYFRRVAVIGAGLTLFRRRMLETPQELAWEAVRKALDEAGLELKDIDCVVIGSAPDAFDGVHMKGEYLAHGSGGVRKMVSRVFVGGATGVMVPNTAWYHVASGLCEKVLAVAEEKMSPARPHPQSVFRYIWDPITEKPLNPNLIWIFAMEMHRYMYVNKITKEDIALVSVKNKKNALNNPYAQAAANITVDDVLKSEVLVWPVQLLDTSPVSDGAAAMVIVSEDVARRYTDTPVWIEGVGWTLDNTEWTGRELAYPRYLEHAARMAYKMAGIERPNKEIDVIEPYDPFDYKELHHIEGLMIARRGEAPKLLKEGVFDIDGDIPSSPSGGLLGVGNPIAAAGLMKTISIYWQLKGTAGRMQVKKPVHTGLAQAWGDLMQASTVIVMRN from the coding sequence ATGAAGACGAATTTATATTTTAGAAGGGTAGCTGTAATAGGTGCCGGATTAACGTTATTTAGAAGGAGAATGCTAGAGACTCCACAAGAATTGGCGTGGGAAGCGGTTAGGAAAGCTTTGGATGAGGCTGGTTTGGAGCTAAAAGATATTGATTGTGTTGTAATTGGTAGTGCACCAGATGCCTTTGATGGAGTACATATGAAAGGAGAGTATTTAGCTCATGGTTCTGGTGGAGTTAGGAAAATGGTAAGTAGAGTCTTTGTTGGTGGTGCTACTGGAGTTATGGTTCCTAATACAGCCTGGTATCATGTTGCTAGTGGTTTATGTGAGAAAGTTTTGGCTGTTGCTGAGGAGAAGATGAGCCCTGCAAGACCTCATCCGCAATCGGTGTTTAGGTATATATGGGATCCGATTACTGAGAAGCCGTTAAATCCCAATCTAATCTGGATCTTTGCGATGGAAATGCATAGATATATGTACGTTAATAAAATTACAAAAGAGGATATAGCTTTAGTATCTGTTAAAAACAAAAAGAATGCACTTAATAATCCTTATGCTCAAGCTGCTGCTAATATTACAGTTGATGATGTTTTAAAGAGTGAGGTTCTGGTTTGGCCAGTACAACTTTTAGACACTAGTCCAGTTAGTGATGGTGCGGCTGCAATGGTTATTGTAAGTGAAGATGTTGCACGTAGATATACCGATACTCCCGTATGGATTGAAGGTGTTGGTTGGACACTAGATAATACAGAATGGACCGGTAGAGAATTAGCCTATCCTAGATATTTGGAACACGCAGCTAGGATGGCTTATAAAATGGCTGGGATTGAAAGACCAAATAAGGAAATCGACGTGATTGAACCTTACGACCCCTTTGATTATAAAGAATTGCATCATATAGAGGGATTAATGATTGCTAGGAGAGGAGAAGCACCTAAGCTTCTTAAGGAAGGTGTGTTTGACATAGATGGAGATATTCCAAGCTCTCCATCAGGTGGTTTACTCGGTGTTGGTAATCCTATTGCGGCAGCTGGTCTAATGAAGACTATTAGTATATATTGGCAATTGAAAGGAACTGCTGGAAGGATGCAAGTGAAGAAACCTGTACATACTGGATTAGCCCAAGCTTGGGGCGATTTAATGCAAGCCTCAACTGTTATAGTTATGAGAAATTAA
- a CDS encoding acyl-CoA dehydrogenase family protein produces MIMSELILSSVKEFVKREIEPLAEKVDREDYYPRELVKRMGELGYLSPLYEGLTLYDTVNIIEEIAKVSGSVALIQDAQGELVTEPIRMFGNKEQKEILDKLAKGELIGGFGLSEPCCGSDAGSIMTKAERVKDSWVINGRKMWTTQGLYADIFLIVARTGDPKLKEKTLTVFLVPRNKCITTRKIEVMGNRGTGTAEVELNDCEVGEENIVGELNGGWRVVKYALLVGRIAISAIAIGLSICAIEEAIQWSKQRELFDSKLIEKQGIQWYLAKSVANLYSIKSMIREISKYPLDKLFEIEGKISALKFVSSNVAENIIDTALQIMGGLGYAKGSKVERAFRDVRLTRIGEGTDEVQLSIINKVLMRHGIDKILNE; encoded by the coding sequence ATAATTATGAGCGAACTAATTTTATCCTCCGTAAAAGAGTTTGTTAAAAGGGAAATCGAACCATTAGCAGAAAAAGTTGATAGAGAGGATTATTACCCAAGAGAGTTAGTTAAGAGAATGGGTGAGCTTGGTTATTTGTCACCGCTTTATGAGGGATTAACGTTATACGACACTGTAAATATAATCGAAGAGATAGCAAAAGTTAGTGGTTCTGTAGCCCTAATACAAGATGCTCAAGGTGAGTTGGTTACTGAACCAATTAGAATGTTTGGAAATAAAGAACAGAAAGAGATCTTAGATAAACTTGCAAAAGGTGAGTTAATTGGTGGTTTTGGTCTAAGCGAGCCTTGCTGCGGTAGTGATGCTGGAAGTATAATGACAAAGGCAGAAAGAGTTAAGGATAGCTGGGTTATTAATGGTAGAAAAATGTGGACTACCCAAGGGCTTTATGCTGATATTTTCTTAATAGTAGCAAGAACTGGTGATCCAAAATTAAAGGAAAAAACACTGACTGTTTTTCTAGTTCCTAGAAATAAATGTATTACTACAAGAAAAATTGAAGTAATGGGAAATAGAGGAACTGGGACTGCTGAAGTAGAGCTAAACGATTGTGAGGTTGGAGAAGAGAACATTGTTGGTGAGTTAAATGGTGGTTGGAGAGTTGTAAAATACGCTTTATTAGTTGGTAGGATTGCTATTTCAGCAATTGCCATAGGGTTAAGCATTTGTGCAATTGAGGAGGCAATACAGTGGAGTAAGCAAAGAGAATTATTTGATTCTAAATTAATTGAAAAACAAGGTATTCAGTGGTATTTAGCTAAATCTGTGGCTAACCTTTACTCTATTAAGAGTATGATAAGGGAAATTTCAAAATATCCGTTAGACAAATTATTTGAAATTGAGGGAAAGATTTCAGCTTTGAAATTTGTTTCTTCGAATGTAGCTGAAAACATTATAGATACTGCATTGCAAATTATGGGTGGTTTAGGATATGCTAAAGGGAGCAAAGTTGAAAGAGCATTTAGAGATGTTAGATTAACTAGGATTGGAGAAGGGACTGACGAAGTCCAATTGTCAATTATTAATAAAGTTTTGATGAGGCATGGAATAGATAAAATACTCAATGAATGA
- a CDS encoding thiolase domain-containing protein: protein MKVAIVGIGWYGFRPNTKDVSFREMMFEAAVRAYEDAGNINPRTDVDTFISCQEDFWEGIAISDEFAPDPIGGAMRPTMTVTGDGLQGILHGVMHIKSGLANITVVESHAKPSDILTMRDIIEFAFDPMYRVGAKNIHFLAGLEALKFMKLRNATREDFAKVVVKNKRNGLKNPRASYASNINLEDVLEREYTVYPLTDLDISRFVDAAVVVVLASEEIARKYTDTPIWIDGIYSATDSTIELSELGEARYMKIASKEAYNMAKVNIREIKAAFVDDTYSYKELQHVEGLSLSDNAVKDLREGEFEKGGKIEVNPLGGHLAKGRPLEVSGLSLLLDAVEYLRQGVVDKAVVASWRGIPTFTGVVGVVSR from the coding sequence ATGAAAGTAGCTATAGTAGGTATAGGTTGGTATGGTTTCAGACCTAACACTAAGGATGTGTCATTTAGAGAAATGATGTTTGAGGCCGCCGTTAGAGCTTATGAAGACGCTGGAAATATAAATCCTAGAACTGATGTAGATACTTTTATTTCATGCCAAGAAGACTTTTGGGAAGGAATTGCAATATCCGATGAATTTGCCCCAGACCCTATTGGTGGTGCTATGAGACCTACAATGACTGTAACAGGTGATGGATTACAAGGAATCCTTCATGGAGTTATGCATATAAAATCTGGGTTAGCTAATATAACTGTAGTAGAATCTCATGCAAAACCTAGTGATATTCTAACAATGAGAGATATAATAGAATTCGCCTTTGACCCAATGTATAGGGTTGGAGCAAAGAACATTCATTTTCTCGCCGGCTTAGAGGCTTTAAAGTTTATGAAATTAAGAAACGCAACAAGAGAAGACTTTGCTAAAGTTGTTGTAAAGAATAAGCGTAATGGTTTAAAGAACCCGAGAGCATCATATGCATCTAATATCAACTTAGAAGATGTATTGGAAAGAGAATACACAGTATACCCCTTAACAGATTTAGATATTTCACGCTTTGTCGATGCAGCAGTTGTTGTTGTGTTAGCAAGTGAAGAGATCGCACGTAAGTATACTGATACTCCAATATGGATTGATGGTATATACTCTGCTACTGATTCTACAATAGAACTTTCAGAATTGGGAGAGGCAAGATATATGAAAATTGCTTCAAAGGAAGCTTATAACATGGCAAAAGTGAATATAAGGGAAATAAAAGCTGCTTTTGTTGACGATACTTATAGTTATAAAGAGCTTCAGCATGTTGAAGGATTAAGTTTAAGTGATAACGCTGTAAAAGATTTACGAGAAGGTGAGTTTGAGAAAGGAGGGAAGATTGAGGTTAATCCTTTAGGTGGTCATCTGGCTAAGGGTAGACCATTAGAAGTTAGTGGATTATCATTACTATTAGATGCTGTTGAATATTTGAGGCAAGGAGTTGTTGATAAAGCTGTAGTAGCAAGTTGGAGAGGAATTCCTACTTTTACAGGTGTTGTTGGAGTGGTGAGTAGATAA